A window from Caulobacter sp. X encodes these proteins:
- the pseH gene encoding UDP-4-amino-4,6-dideoxy-N-acetyl-beta-L-altrosamine N-acetyltransferase yields the protein MIELRDLRDEDEAVLFQWRSEPEVDRWMSDADLPSHEAHAAWFQALRTDPDMRGWMITRAGAPMGLLTLTGLTSHHRRASWNWFLGSAEARGRGVGRAAQVLGLDRAFGELGLHKVFAEVMADNDAALKAQSAAGFRREGYLRGHVLKDGQPRDVVLLGILASEWGELRENARRALSEAHLIAA from the coding sequence ATGATCGAGTTGCGCGACTTGCGGGACGAGGACGAGGCGGTCCTTTTTCAGTGGCGCTCGGAGCCCGAGGTCGACCGCTGGATGTCCGACGCCGATCTGCCCAGCCACGAAGCGCACGCCGCCTGGTTCCAGGCCCTGCGGACCGACCCCGACATGCGGGGCTGGATGATTACCCGCGCGGGCGCGCCCATGGGGCTGCTGACCCTGACGGGACTGACCAGCCACCACCGGCGCGCCAGCTGGAACTGGTTCCTTGGCTCGGCCGAAGCGCGGGGCAGGGGCGTTGGCCGCGCCGCCCAGGTTCTTGGTCTCGACCGAGCGTTCGGCGAGCTTGGCCTGCACAAGGTGTTCGCCGAGGTCATGGCCGACAACGACGCGGCGCTGAAGGCGCAATCGGCGGCGGGCTTCCGGCGCGAGGGTTATCTGCGCGGCCACGTCCTGAAGGACGGCCAGCCGCGCGATGTCGTTCTGCTGGGAATCCTGGCCTCGGAGTGGGGCGAACTGCGCGAGAACGCGCGCCGGGCCCTGTCGGAGGCGCATCTTATCGCCGCTTAA